One part of the Dyadobacter sp. 676 genome encodes these proteins:
- a CDS encoding T9SS type A sorting domain-containing protein: MSNCFGSVQKGITICVDNCAKGTPIYKIFPNPAKDQVKIQFEDVHAIEQLPQIVRLFSEAGAKEVREIQATEQYATATFEQDRAITVPVSDLPRGTYYLMLVNRDGSSENVRLVLE; encoded by the coding sequence GTGAGCAACTGTTTCGGGTCGGTGCAGAAAGGGATTACAATTTGTGTCGACAATTGCGCAAAAGGAACACCTATTTACAAGATATTTCCCAATCCGGCGAAAGATCAGGTGAAGATTCAATTTGAAGACGTTCACGCGATAGAGCAGCTACCACAAATCGTCAGATTGTTTAGCGAAGCGGGTGCGAAGGAGGTTAGGGAAATCCAGGCAACCGAACAATATGCAACAGCCACTTTTGAGCAAGACAGGGCCATCACAGTGCCAGTTAGCGACCTGCCGAGGGGAACTTACTATTTAATGCTCGTCAATCGCGACGGCTCGTCGGAAAATGTACGGCTCGTTTTAGAATAG
- a CDS encoding nucleoside recognition domain-containing protein — translation MALNYIFVAFFVIAFVIALLQFILTGDVLTFKAITEGMLEMAKVAVMDIALPLTGVMAFFLGILNVGEKAGIIHVIARFIGPFFNKLFPEVPRDHPANGQMIMNFSANFLGLDNAATPFGLKAMQSLQELNPSKDTASNAQIMFLVLHTSGLQIIPLSIIAQRAILGAESPSDVFIPCVVGTYVTTVVSMIITAIWQKINLFNRTVMLGLGSVTAMIALILWYLSGLPKEQIETISILAGNSVLLFVIAAFLAWGMYKKVNVFEAFIEGAKGGFTTSVTIIPYLVGLLVAISAFRSCGAMDYLIDGLKWLFAATGVNTDFTDALPVALMKPLSGSGARALMIDAMKEFGPDSFIGRLVCIFQGSADTTLYIVALYFGSVGIKNTRYAIVAGLIADFIGVIAGIWLGYLFFH, via the coding sequence ATGGCTTTAAATTATATTTTCGTCGCTTTTTTTGTCATCGCTTTCGTGATCGCCCTGCTGCAATTTATCCTCACAGGCGATGTGCTGACGTTCAAAGCCATTACGGAGGGAATGCTGGAAATGGCCAAAGTGGCGGTAATGGACATCGCATTGCCGCTCACGGGCGTTATGGCGTTCTTTTTAGGCATTTTAAATGTGGGCGAAAAAGCCGGCATTATCCACGTAATCGCACGTTTTATCGGCCCGTTTTTCAATAAACTCTTTCCCGAAGTCCCCAGGGATCATCCAGCAAACGGTCAGATGATCATGAACTTCTCAGCCAATTTCCTGGGCCTCGACAATGCGGCGACGCCTTTCGGCTTAAAGGCCATGCAAAGCCTGCAAGAGCTGAACCCCAGCAAGGATACTGCGTCCAACGCGCAGATCATGTTCCTGGTATTGCATACGTCGGGCCTTCAGATCATACCGTTATCGATCATTGCGCAGCGTGCGATCCTGGGCGCCGAAAGCCCGTCCGATGTGTTCATACCATGCGTGGTCGGGACTTACGTAACAACGGTCGTGAGTATGATCATCACGGCTATCTGGCAGAAAATCAATTTGTTTAACAGAACGGTCATGCTCGGCCTTGGAAGCGTTACGGCGATGATCGCGCTGATTTTGTGGTACTTGTCCGGTTTGCCGAAAGAGCAGATAGAGACAATTTCGATTCTGGCCGGTAATTCGGTGCTGCTGTTTGTGATAGCGGCATTTCTGGCTTGGGGAATGTATAAAAAAGTAAATGTGTTCGAAGCGTTCATCGAGGGCGCAAAAGGCGGTTTTACAACTTCGGTGACCATTATCCCTTACCTCGTAGGATTGCTCGTGGCGATCAGCGCCTTCAGAAGCTGTGGCGCTATGGATTACCTGATCGACGGTTTGAAATGGCTTTTCGCGGCAACGGGCGTCAACACCGATTTCACCGACGCGCTTCCGGTGGCTTTGATGAAACCGTTGAGCGGCAGCGGCGCGCGTGCGCTCATGATCGACGCGATGAAGGAATTCGGCCCGGATTCTTTTATCGGCCGGCTTGTTTGCATTTTCCAGGGATCGGCGGATACGACCCTGTATATCGTCGCGCTCTACTTCGGATCGGTAGGCATCAAAAACACGCGGTACGCCATCGTGGCGGGACTGATCGCCGATTTTATAGGCGTGATTGCCGGAATCTGGCTCGGTTACCTGTTTTTCCACTGA